A window from Leptothermofonsia sichuanensis E412 encodes these proteins:
- the pntB gene encoding Re/Si-specific NAD(P)(+) transhydrogenase subunit beta codes for MSNNLLTVAYIAASVLFILSLGGLSNQETARRGNVFGIVGMLIAFIATAIGGVSAYGLLAGVILPGAIIGAIVASRVAMTSMPELVAILHSFVGLAAVLVGIANYLSPDTSLTGAEVAIHEIEIYVGVFIGAVTFTGSIIAFGKLSGLIFSKPLTLPARHFLNLAMLVACVWLGYEFMGGSLLTGLQSLLIMSAIAGVLGIHLVMAIGGADMPVVISMLNSYSGWAAAAAGFMLSNDLLIITGALVGSSGAILSYIMCKAMNRSFISVIMGGFGAGSSTATTSNQPAGEVTPITVEETAELLQNARSVIIVPGYGMAVAQAQYPISEITKRLRDMGVHVRFGIHPVAGRMPGHMNVLLAEASVPYDIVLEMEEINQDFPETDVALVVGANDTVNSSALEDPNSPIAGMPVLEVWKAKTAIIMKRSMASGYAGVDNPVFYKENTRMLFGDARKNVDAILGALSMKELTTSR; via the coding sequence ACTGCCCGGCGTGGCAACGTGTTTGGCATCGTTGGGATGTTGATTGCATTTATTGCTACAGCCATCGGTGGGGTATCTGCCTACGGCTTGCTGGCAGGGGTGATCTTGCCGGGGGCGATCATTGGGGCGATTGTTGCCTCACGGGTGGCAATGACCTCCATGCCAGAACTGGTTGCCATTTTGCATAGTTTTGTGGGTCTGGCAGCAGTACTGGTGGGGATTGCCAACTATTTGAGTCCCGATACATCCCTGACCGGAGCAGAGGTCGCTATTCACGAAATTGAGATTTATGTGGGGGTATTTATTGGTGCCGTCACATTTACCGGCTCCATCATTGCCTTTGGCAAGTTGAGCGGGTTGATCTTTAGCAAACCGCTGACGCTGCCTGCCCGCCATTTCCTGAACCTGGCAATGCTGGTTGCCTGTGTCTGGTTAGGCTATGAGTTTATGGGTGGTAGTCTGCTGACCGGACTGCAATCATTGCTGATCATGAGTGCGATCGCCGGAGTATTGGGAATTCATCTGGTAATGGCGATCGGCGGTGCTGATATGCCAGTGGTGATCTCCATGCTCAACAGTTACTCTGGTTGGGCTGCTGCTGCTGCTGGCTTCATGCTCTCCAATGATTTGTTGATTATTACAGGTGCCCTGGTTGGTAGCAGCGGTGCCATCCTCAGCTACATCATGTGTAAGGCAATGAATCGCTCCTTTATCAGCGTGATTATGGGTGGTTTTGGAGCGGGCAGTTCAACTGCAACCACCAGCAATCAGCCCGCCGGGGAAGTGACGCCGATTACGGTCGAAGAGACCGCAGAATTGCTGCAAAATGCCAGGAGCGTGATCATTGTCCCTGGTTACGGCATGGCCGTTGCCCAGGCCCAATATCCGATCTCAGAAATTACCAAGCGATTGCGTGATATGGGTGTCCACGTCCGGTTTGGAATACATCCAGTAGCTGGTCGGATGCCTGGTCACATGAATGTGTTGCTGGCAGAGGCAAGTGTGCCCTATGACATTGTGCTGGAGATGGAAGAGATTAACCAAGACTTTCCGGAAACCGATGTAGCGCTGGTAGTGGGAGCCAACGATACGGTGAACTCCAGCGCCCTGGAAGACCCCAACAGCCCGATCGCCGGTATGCCTGTGCTGGAAGTATGGAAAGCGAAGACTGCCATCATCATGAAACGCAGCATGGCAAGTGGCTATGCCGGGGTAGACAATCCAGTCTTCTATAAAGAGAACACCCGCATGTTGTTTGGGGATGCCCGCAAGAATGTCGATGCCATTTTGGGTGCCCTCAGCATGAAAGAACTGACCACTTCCCGTTAG
- a CDS encoding SIMPL domain-containing protein, translated as MFFSTCGDSILSGKIVTFPLLSALAVCCAVQHSQVAAAQTNFCESLPANAAIVQSCMALMGQRSLTVVGQGQVTAPADTARMEFRFASREQPGMGIDAAGLSVQTARQFTEDALQPAVTALRAAGIPAGNITIQTGSIQNPVLIVSVDKPTQERLQQVALTINQALQSSRSVFLQSIGAGYSVNNCEPLLRSARRIALQDAQNQIKTLAQDVGVDLGKLHSVTVLPLIGSSASLGCGTRVGVPVSPFSFSSHETTPPYNPADKPEVRVRSQVSVTYTIQ; from the coding sequence TTGTTCTTTTCTACCTGTGGGGACTCGATTTTGAGCGGAAAAATTGTCACTTTTCCATTGCTTTCTGCACTGGCTGTTTGTTGTGCAGTCCAGCATAGTCAGGTTGCGGCTGCCCAGACCAATTTCTGTGAAAGTCTGCCTGCTAACGCAGCCATCGTCCAGAGTTGTATGGCGTTAATGGGGCAGCGATCGCTCACTGTGGTTGGGCAGGGACAGGTCACGGCTCCTGCTGATACTGCCCGGATGGAATTTCGCTTTGCCAGCCGGGAGCAGCCCGGTATGGGGATCGATGCCGCCGGGCTGTCTGTTCAAACCGCGAGGCAGTTTACGGAAGATGCCTTGCAACCAGCCGTGACAGCTCTAAGAGCCGCCGGGATTCCTGCTGGCAATATCACCATTCAGACGGGTTCAATTCAGAATCCAGTGCTGATTGTCAGTGTGGATAAACCAACCCAGGAACGATTGCAACAAGTCGCGTTAACCATTAATCAGGCGCTCCAATCCAGCCGGTCCGTTTTTCTGCAAAGCATCGGGGCTGGTTACTCTGTCAACAACTGTGAACCGCTCCTGCGCTCTGCCCGGCGCATTGCCCTGCAAGATGCTCAGAACCAGATTAAAACTCTGGCTCAGGATGTTGGAGTTGACCTGGGAAAATTGCATTCGGTCACGGTTTTGCCATTAATCGGCTCGTCCGCCTCCCTGGGATGCGGTACGAGAGTAGGGGTGCCTGTTTCCCCCTTCTCGTTTTCCAGCCATGAAACCACTCCTCCCTACAATCCCGCCGATAAACCGGAAGTGCGGGTGAGAAGTCAGGTCAGTGTTACTTACACCATTCAATAG
- a CDS encoding serine/threonine-protein kinase, translated as MGHETMHPRFEQDNPAPIIGKRYKLINQLGMGGFGQSFLAQDLHLPGFPRCVVKRLLAKTNDPRHLKTARRLFDTEARVLYQLGKHDQIPTLYAHFEENQEFYLVQEFIEGEPLTWKVIKGKKWPEGKVIALLHDILEILAFVHQQNVIHRDIKPANLIRRHRDGKLVLIDFGAVKQVTIPIGDPDSEIAESTISVGTQGYISNEQLAGRPRFCSDVYAVGMVGIQALTGVRPKRLDENAVTGELDWRIHAPDVSPEFAEVLDRMILYDFRDRYPTAVEALESLQKLPPRLLEVLQASKVDPASMEEVGTTDSETDSTQKDSGSTYASSGLVPTFHQEETLMYGETLPTTSSVKQPQDWHQRWVEMRSHLWKRWQRKSVKQWSMLGAGVAIASTALSLVLVRLNSHQTPTSTPPSSPGTSIQSVTPPQIPASPKPTPRSLAQRVANLKAEADRLRKQRQYQQALDRYDQLIKLKSNDAQAHWGRCESLNGLKRPDQAMVACNDALALNPDYAEALWSKGKVLRQQDRILEALRLFEEATILKPDFTDAWLSRGSSLQEVGRSAEAIDALDQAIALNRNLAEAWSIRGSALWNLGRFDQAVASLDKALQIQPNAPGASALRRQAREELGY; from the coding sequence GTGGGTCACGAAACCATGCACCCCCGATTTGAACAGGACAATCCTGCCCCAATCATAGGTAAACGTTACAAACTCATTAACCAGCTTGGCATGGGTGGGTTTGGGCAATCCTTTCTGGCGCAAGATTTACATCTGCCTGGTTTCCCCCGTTGCGTCGTGAAACGATTGCTTGCCAAGACAAATGACCCCAGGCATTTGAAAACAGCAAGACGGCTGTTTGATACAGAGGCCAGAGTTCTTTATCAGTTAGGAAAACATGACCAGATTCCTACACTCTATGCCCACTTTGAGGAAAACCAGGAATTTTACCTGGTTCAAGAGTTTATTGAAGGAGAACCCCTGACCTGGAAAGTTATCAAAGGAAAAAAATGGCCAGAAGGCAAAGTGATTGCTTTATTGCATGACATTCTGGAGATTCTGGCATTTGTCCATCAGCAAAACGTGATTCACCGGGACATCAAGCCTGCTAATCTGATTCGCCGTCATCGCGACGGCAAACTGGTACTGATTGACTTTGGTGCCGTTAAGCAGGTCACTATTCCAATTGGGGATCCCGATTCAGAGATTGCAGAGTCAACCATTTCTGTGGGAACCCAGGGTTATATTTCCAATGAACAGTTAGCTGGCAGACCCCGCTTTTGCAGTGATGTCTATGCGGTTGGCATGGTGGGAATACAGGCACTTACAGGGGTACGTCCAAAACGGCTGGATGAAAATGCTGTGACAGGGGAGTTGGACTGGCGCATCCATGCACCGGATGTCAGCCCTGAATTTGCGGAAGTGCTTGATCGCATGATTCTCTACGACTTTCGAGACCGTTACCCAACCGCAGTAGAGGCACTAGAGAGCTTACAAAAACTGCCACCCAGGTTGCTTGAAGTCTTGCAAGCATCAAAGGTAGATCCTGCTTCGATGGAGGAGGTTGGAACAACGGATTCTGAAACCGACTCCACTCAGAAAGATTCTGGCTCCACCTATGCCAGCAGTGGTCTGGTGCCCACATTCCATCAGGAAGAAACCTTGATGTATGGGGAAACTCTTCCTACCACGAGTTCTGTGAAGCAACCCCAGGATTGGCACCAACGATGGGTTGAGATGAGGTCCCATCTATGGAAGAGGTGGCAGAGAAAGTCTGTCAAACAATGGTCAATGCTGGGTGCTGGAGTTGCGATCGCCAGTACAGCCCTATCGCTGGTACTGGTCAGGCTCAATTCCCATCAAACTCCGACCAGTACTCCGCCATCTTCGCCCGGAACATCCATTCAATCTGTAACCCCGCCTCAGATTCCTGCCTCTCCCAAACCAACCCCACGGTCCCTTGCTCAAAGGGTTGCTAATCTGAAAGCCGAAGCCGATCGTTTACGCAAGCAACGCCAGTATCAACAGGCATTAGACCGCTATGATCAGTTAATCAAGCTCAAGTCCAATGACGCTCAGGCCCATTGGGGACGCTGTGAAAGCCTGAACGGACTGAAGCGCCCCGATCAGGCGATGGTTGCCTGCAACGATGCTCTGGCTCTCAATCCAGACTACGCTGAAGCGCTTTGGAGCAAAGGCAAGGTGCTCAGACAGCAGGACCGCATTCTGGAAGCACTGCGGCTGTTTGAAGAAGCTACGATTCTAAAACCGGACTTTACGGATGCCTGGTTATCACGGGGAAGTTCCTTACAGGAAGTGGGGCGATCAGCAGAAGCCATCGATGCCCTGGATCAGGCGATCGCCCTCAACCGCAACCTGGCTGAAGCCTGGAGTATTCGGGGTTCAGCCCTATGGAACCTGGGACGGTTTGACCAGGCCGTTGCCTCTTTAGATAAGGCGCTGCAAATTCAACCGAATGCCCCTGGTGCCAGTGCCCTTCGCCGACAGGCACGGGAAGAATTAGGCTATTGA
- a CDS encoding ABC transporter permease, with translation MLFPNLQSKLQTLKSLHSLSFILYPVIGALLALAIGGLLIWFTGKDPLQAYQVMVSGAFGGSRQVTETILKATPLLIIGLGLTVAFRSRVWNIGAEGQYYWGALCGSVIALALPDLSPWLLIPAMLAGGILGGALWSGLAGFLHLQRGINLIIVTLMLNYIAILLVQFAVRVPLRDPDGFLPESAQFSDFAQIPRLFGTRLHAGVLLALVLVGIIYILLWRTPLGFQLRAVGSRASVARYAGINVNRSILIALMMSGGLAGLAGIIEVSYSFTRLKGNISAGYGFTAILVALLGQLRPVGVLIAALLFSALTIGAESLEITLQIPVAVAQVIQALVVLFVLAGDALARQTESG, from the coding sequence ATGCTATTTCCCAATCTGCAATCCAAACTTCAAACCCTGAAATCGCTTCATTCCTTATCGTTCATCCTGTATCCCGTCATCGGTGCTCTCCTGGCCCTGGCGATCGGCGGATTGCTGATCTGGTTTACCGGGAAAGATCCGCTCCAGGCTTACCAGGTCATGGTTTCAGGGGCATTTGGAGGAAGTCGCCAGGTCACTGAAACCATTCTCAAAGCCACCCCGCTGCTGATCATTGGCCTGGGCTTAACAGTTGCCTTTCGATCGCGGGTCTGGAACATTGGGGCAGAAGGACAGTACTATTGGGGGGCGCTCTGTGGTAGCGTCATTGCTCTGGCACTGCCAGACCTGTCTCCCTGGTTGTTGATTCCAGCTATGCTGGCGGGTGGAATCCTGGGAGGCGCTCTCTGGAGTGGGCTGGCAGGGTTCCTGCATCTTCAGCGGGGCATCAATTTGATTATCGTTACCCTGATGCTGAACTACATCGCCATTTTGCTGGTGCAGTTTGCTGTTCGGGTGCCCCTCCGCGACCCCGACGGTTTTTTACCCGAATCCGCCCAATTCAGCGATTTTGCTCAAATCCCCCGTCTGTTTGGCACTCGTTTGCACGCGGGGGTGCTACTGGCACTGGTTCTGGTTGGGATAATTTATATCCTGTTATGGCGCACTCCCCTCGGTTTTCAACTCAGAGCCGTCGGTTCCCGTGCCAGTGTTGCCCGCTATGCTGGCATAAACGTGAATCGCAGTATCCTGATTGCCTTAATGATGAGCGGTGGGCTGGCAGGTCTGGCTGGAATTATTGAGGTCAGCTATTCCTTTACCCGCTTGAAAGGTAATATCTCAGCGGGCTATGGCTTCACCGCCATCCTGGTGGCATTGTTGGGGCAGCTCCGTCCTGTCGGTGTCCTGATTGCGGCGTTGCTGTTTTCTGCCCTTACGATTGGGGCTGAATCGCTGGAAATCACGCTCCAAATCCCGGTAGCTGTTGCTCAGGTCATTCAGGCACTGGTTGTGTTGTTCGTTCTGGCGGGCGACGCCCTGGCGCGCCAAACTGAGTCAGGTTAG
- a CDS encoding ABC transporter permease: MPWDQILSWTFLIALLAAGIRLAVPVLLAILGEIITERAGILNLGLEGIMLVGGLAGFAVAYGIESATNLRLAAAWLGLVAGAIAGALMGLMMAVLTVSFKADQVVAGVTLVLFGQGLTNYLYRQQFGLTTARVTGLPDQPLPWLAQIPVLGEVLFTHNPMVYISVLLVPLCWFFLFRTTWGLQIRAVGENPAAADTSGINVTTTRYIAILLGAALAGLGGAVLTVVQLHLFREGVTAGRGWIAVALVFFSRWYPVRALWGALLFGVADALQYRIQALGTREIPYEFLLMLPYLLTLLVLLRKSKGGEAPAALGTPYFKGRR, encoded by the coding sequence ATGCCGTGGGACCAGATTCTAAGTTGGACATTTCTGATTGCGCTGCTGGCTGCCGGAATTCGCCTGGCAGTGCCTGTATTGCTGGCAATCCTGGGCGAAATCATTACTGAGCGGGCGGGGATCCTCAACCTGGGATTGGAAGGAATCATGCTGGTGGGAGGGCTGGCAGGTTTTGCCGTTGCCTATGGCATTGAATCTGCGACAAACCTGCGATTAGCGGCTGCCTGGCTGGGGTTGGTCGCCGGGGCGATCGCCGGAGCACTGATGGGGCTGATGATGGCAGTGCTGACAGTCAGTTTCAAAGCGGATCAGGTAGTTGCTGGTGTCACGCTGGTGCTATTTGGTCAGGGGTTAACCAATTACCTTTACCGCCAGCAGTTTGGTTTAACAACGGCACGGGTGACCGGATTGCCGGATCAGCCATTGCCCTGGCTTGCCCAAATCCCAGTCCTGGGCGAGGTGTTGTTCACTCACAATCCGATGGTTTACATCAGCGTGTTGCTGGTGCCCCTCTGCTGGTTTTTCCTATTTCGCACCACCTGGGGGCTGCAAATCCGGGCAGTTGGAGAAAATCCGGCAGCGGCTGATACGTCGGGGATTAATGTGACCACCACCCGCTATATCGCCATCTTATTGGGTGCGGCGTTAGCGGGTTTAGGAGGGGCCGTATTGACAGTTGTGCAACTTCATCTGTTTCGGGAAGGGGTCACCGCAGGACGGGGGTGGATCGCTGTAGCACTTGTTTTCTTTTCCCGCTGGTATCCTGTCCGCGCACTGTGGGGGGCATTGCTGTTTGGTGTTGCCGATGCGCTACAGTATCGGATTCAGGCACTGGGGACCAGAGAGATTCCCTATGAATTCCTGCTGATGTTGCCCTACCTGCTGACTCTGCTGGTGTTGCTCCGCAAGAGTAAGGGAGGAGAAGCCCCAGCCGCCCTGGGAACACCTTACTTTAAGGGCAGACGGTAG